The DNA region AGTAAGCAATTGGTCATAAAAAGTAAGTTATGACCAAAATCCCCGCGTCACAGTGTCGTCACAAAACGACCGTCACATAAAGTACCTCGTGACGGTTTTATGGTCAACGGTCACAAAATGTCTGTATCTTTTGTGACGGAGGGTTTGTAGCGTCACATATTGTTTCCTTTTATGACGAGTACTTCTGTCATATATTAGCTAGTCAACGCATCACATTATGTACGAGTCGTCACAAATGCTAAGACGAAGAACAAGTTTCGATGGTTTTTTGTGACATCGCAGTGTCGTCATGTATAGTTTTTGTAGATTATGTGACACTTATATTTTGTCATGTTTTGTACTGGTTCGTATGCTATTTACAGACATTTGCAGACGAGTCTGTGGCATCACACTAGTCTTTCATCATAGCATACAAAAGCATAATTAATACACATATATCAGCCATCATCCACAGGATTGACACCACAATTCTCAAATCATTCAGAATTCACAGGTCAACACAATTCACTGAAGCCATCATGGATACACATGTTCCAACCACAAACTTGCAGCATACTTGTTCAACCACATAGTTCCAGGTTCAACCACACATGTTCCAACCACAAAGTTCGAAGCACAGACTAAGTTAAAGCAATGTAGCAAAAGCTTAGACAAAGGCCTCATCCTCAGAAACTGCAGTCATACCTCAATCTTTCTGAAGTCTCAGGACAGCTCGCAGCAGCGCATTAGTCTCCTCAAACCTGCTAGTCATCCCCCTCACTTCCTCTTGGGTCTGCCGCAGCAAGTTTTGGTTTTCTTCAAGTGCGTCCTGCTGAGCTTGAAGTTGTGCCTGCAACTCTTCCCGCTTCCTAGCAGCTTCCTCTCTTTCAGCTTGGAGGGTTGCCTCAAACTCAGCTCGGATGCGTGCTTGTGCTGCTGTTGATGAGGACTGAGCATTCTTTGATGGTCGAGGGGCACCAATGTTAGGAAGAAATGTGGATGAGCGGCTGATCTCGCTAAGAGTTTCATCAACAATCTTGGTGggagattttttttcttctccttcttctggcTCTCTATCCTTCTCTGCCACCATCCGTTCCTACATAAAGAGAATGCAGTTAATAACAAGGCCAGGCACGTACTTGAGTACAATAGATGTATCAAATCATTTTGGAACTTACATATATTTCATTGGCAAGAGGAGTGCGACCATTTTTGGAACTTTTCATACATTCCCCAAAGAACTCTACAGCATCTGGATCGCTGTTGTTGTACTTAGGCCTCTGCAGCATGTAAAAGCCTTGGATGACTTTGAAGCACACATCTCAGTTTGCATTGCATAGTAACAAAAGGATCCAGCCGAAAACCAGGCAATCAGTGTGcatacagaacaaaataatcacATACAGTACAAGAAGCAAAATGTTTAGTATCAGAAAGAGCCTTGCCCTTTTCATCCATCTTTCTGAGTTTCCCTGTGCAAATAAATTCCAAAAGGAAAAACACTACAAATAGCTATTCAGTAGAGGAAAAACACTACAAATatccatgaactacattttccttTGCAACATAACAGGAGCTTAAAGATGTTGAACATACAACCGAAAAGCACCCCAAAAGTGCCCCAAGTGAAAGCAATAGTATTACCGGGCTGTATCGATAGGCTATGTAGGACCTAGAACCAGTTTTTTGGTGAAGCTGCACCTTGGATCGGTTTACTTTATTCTTCGCAGATTTCTCCTGCACCACAAATGCAATACAAACTTCTAATTGACAGGCATAGTTTGATTGCATGTTAACAAAAGCAGTGATGCAGGCCATGGACCTGATTCTTTGGGTCACACCAGTACTTTATGA from Panicum hallii strain FIL2 chromosome 9, PHallii_v3.1, whole genome shotgun sequence includes:
- the LOC112878220 gene encoding uncharacterized protein LOC112878220, whose amino-acid sequence is MLQRPKYNNSDPDAVEFFGECMKSSKNGRTPLANEIYERMVAEKDREPEEGEEKKSPTKIVDETLSEISRSSTFLPNIGAPRPSKNAQSSSTAAQARIRAEFEATLQAEREEAARKREELQAQLQAQQDALEENQNLLRQTQEEVRGMTSRFEETNALLRAVLRLQKD